The Syntrophaceae bacterium genome has a segment encoding these proteins:
- a CDS encoding RHS repeat protein: protein NGEDGRRGVLGTGWTHDYMETLTAVPEEDRYVWRDGQGGRLVLYRNGEVHTPEHASYPALTKNADGTFDLFSRDLTHRLFDASGRLTAILDRNGNAVTLTYDAGKNLVAVTDPAGRKIAFEYDAAGLLGMVTDPNGNTYAFTYAGDTLTGIATSRPSGAHFWGFAYDDQGFLVAKTDPRGYETRYTYDENRRLVGTTDPEGKSQAIRYDPESSLSTLTEKDGGTWTFRYDPVLGVLLEKTDPLGHTTRYGYDGNRNLVQQTEPDGSESVYTYDGYGNLSSVTDPLGKTTSFAYNGQGQVTSITDPLGNATSYGYDDRGNLLSITDPSDAATRYAYDDRGNITAITDALGRNLTLRYDVSGNLISVTDPEKNTATLSYDSLGNRVRMKDALGNATTFNFDSLNRLIRIADPLGHVTRLTRDAAGNPLTVTDPNGHATGYTYSYRDRVTGITDALGQHTALTYGGSSCPSCGGGADRLTAVTDAKGQTTTFEYDRVGRMTKETDPLGNATSYAYDARGNLAALTRPDGRTIAYRYDGNGRLIEKVFSDGSTAAFRYDDAGNLVYAGNRHIAYQFTYDVNRRVTEVVDSEGRRIRYAYDALGNRTRMDTPEGKAVSYTYDLNGRLTGIGTANEEETGPESGGVNDADRGAYRFTYDAAGRRTLLARPSGTATTYRYDAGSRLLTVLPTGTGPAGPSTPSAMPTTGPATGSPGRRRTGPSPTAMTPWTA from the coding sequence ACAACGGCGAAGACGGACGCAGGGGCGTCCTCGGTACCGGCTGGACTCACGACTACATGGAGACCCTCACGGCCGTTCCGGAGGAGGACCGGTACGTCTGGCGGGACGGCCAGGGAGGCCGGCTGGTCTTGTACCGGAACGGCGAGGTCCACACCCCGGAGCATGCCTCCTATCCCGCCCTGACGAAGAACGCCGACGGGACCTTCGATCTCTTTTCCCGGGACCTGACCCACCGCCTGTTCGACGCCTCCGGCAGGCTCACGGCCATCCTGGACCGGAACGGCAACGCCGTCACCCTGACGTATGATGCGGGAAAGAATCTGGTGGCTGTCACCGACCCGGCGGGCCGGAAGATTGCCTTCGAGTATGATGCCGCCGGCCTCCTGGGGATGGTCACCGATCCCAACGGCAACACCTACGCCTTTACCTACGCTGGCGACACCCTGACCGGGATCGCGACTTCCAGGCCCTCGGGTGCGCACTTCTGGGGATTTGCATATGACGATCAGGGCTTCCTGGTAGCGAAGACGGACCCCCGGGGGTACGAGACCCGGTACACCTACGATGAGAACCGCCGCCTCGTCGGGACGACGGATCCCGAGGGAAAGAGCCAGGCGATCCGGTACGATCCGGAATCCTCTCTCTCCACCCTGACGGAGAAGGACGGGGGGACCTGGACGTTCCGGTACGACCCCGTTCTCGGCGTCCTCCTGGAGAAGACGGACCCCCTGGGCCACACGACCCGCTACGGCTATGACGGGAACCGGAACTTGGTCCAACAGACCGAGCCCGACGGGAGCGAGAGCGTCTACACCTACGACGGCTACGGCAACCTCTCCTCGGTCACGGACCCCCTGGGGAAGACGACAAGCTTCGCCTACAACGGCCAGGGCCAGGTCACGTCAATCACGGACCCCCTGGGGAATGCCACCTCTTACGGCTACGACGACCGGGGGAACCTCCTCTCCATCACCGATCCGTCCGATGCCGCCACCCGGTATGCCTATGACGACCGAGGCAACATCACCGCCATCACCGACGCCCTGGGGCGGAACTTGACACTCCGCTATGATGTTTCGGGCAATCTCATCTCCGTCACGGACCCGGAGAAGAACACCGCTACCCTGAGCTACGACAGCCTGGGCAACCGGGTCCGGATGAAGGACGCCCTGGGGAACGCCACTACGTTTAACTTCGACAGCCTGAACCGGCTCATCCGGATCGCCGATCCCCTGGGGCACGTCACCCGCCTCACCCGGGATGCCGCCGGGAACCCCCTGACGGTCACCGACCCCAACGGCCACGCCACGGGCTACACCTACAGCTACCGGGACCGGGTGACCGGGATCACCGACGCCCTGGGGCAGCATACGGCCCTGACCTACGGCGGGTCGTCCTGCCCCTCCTGCGGCGGCGGGGCGGACCGGCTGACGGCGGTGACGGACGCGAAGGGACAGACCACGACCTTCGAATACGACCGGGTGGGGAGGATGACGAAAGAGACGGATCCCCTGGGGAACGCCACCTCTTATGCTTACGACGCCCGGGGAAACCTCGCCGCCCTGACCCGTCCCGACGGGCGGACCATTGCCTACCGGTATGACGGGAACGGGAGGCTGATCGAAAAGGTCTTCTCCGACGGCTCGACCGCCGCCTTCCGGTATGACGACGCGGGGAACCTGGTCTACGCCGGGAACCGGCACATCGCCTACCAGTTCACCTACGATGTAAACCGCCGTGTTACGGAGGTCGTTGATTCCGAGGGCCGGCGGATCCGCTATGCCTACGACGCCCTGGGGAACCGGACCCGGATGGACACGCCGGAGGGGAAGGCCGTCTCCTACACGTATGACCTCAACGGCCGCCTCACCGGGATCGGGACGGCAAACGAAGAGGAGACTGGCCCGGAGAGCGGCGGCGTGAACGATGCAGACCGTGGAGCTTACCGCTTCACCTACGACGCAGCGGGGAGGAGGACCCTGCTGGCCCGGCCGAGTGGGACAGCCACAACCTACCGCTACGATGCCGGGAGCCGCCTGCTGACGGTCCTCCCCACCGGGACAGGGCCGGCAGGACCCTCGACACCGTCGGCTATGCCCACG